The window AGAGAAAAGAAAAACCCTTTGATCTAGACTAGAGTCAAATCCtctataataaaaaatcaaaagcaCAATTAATGAAACAAGAAAGAAATTAAATACACTTAATTACccttatcaaatttttttatcttatagtACTACTAATTAGTAAATCAACTAATTTTCCCAACTCAAACGGCACAAGAATCTAAACTTACTTAAAGATTCCCTGTGTTATCATTAAATGTAATATATTTCTCACTTAAAATGACATCATAcattaatctaataattaatcCACTAgttcttttaaataaatattaggaATTCAAAAAAAAGGGTAAGAATATATCATGATCAAACACAATCtaataatactaaaaatataaaaatcaactTGACCAAAAAGAAATTCTGttgctaataataataacaataataataataataattttctttctcttactaATTACTATAGCTATATATAATGATCACACAGGTGTCCATAATAAGAGAGGTAGCATCTAGTCAAGTCTAAAACCTCGTGGAGTTCTTTCATTGACCATCAAAAGATGCTCATCATCAAATCACCCACCAAGATCCAACGGCTGTGATTGAATCCTACCCTCAACTCTTCAAAACCCAAGtgtcccttctcacacttgaaagagaaaaaaaaaaaaaaaaaagacaacaacttgcactctctctctctcttaacactTTGTCCTATATATCTCAAAGTCTTCTTGGTTGGTAATGCGTTTCTCAATAAGCAGCCATGTCTAACAACGCCCCAAGTTCTCTAAGATTCTCATCTCTAAGCCGCCTCAACAAGAATTGCCTTGTTTTCTTGTGAGTTTCTTCAGAGAGAGAAAGACAgaggaaggagagagaaagagaaagagagaagtaaATTCCGAAACATACACACATACCCACATagaaaagtttgaatctttttggtgtgtttttgtttgtgtgtttttttgcaGAGATGGGTCATGGAGAAAAGATCAGTCCAAGGAGCTTCCATTTGCATCGCCACCTCCTCCAACATGGtgagaagaacaacaacaacatcaacaacaacaGTAGCAACAAAGTGTTTAAGGATGTTATTCCAAAAGGGTTTATGGCAATAAAGGTAGGTCAAGGTGAAGAACAACAAAGGTTTGTTGTTCCTGTTATATACTTCAACCACCCACTCTTCATGCAATTATTGAAGGAAGCTGAAGAAGAGTATGGTTTTGATCAGAAAGGAACCATAACTATACCTTGCCATGTTGAAGAATTCAGGAACGTTAGCGGCTTGATTGATAGGGAAAAGAGTttccataatcatcatcatcatcatcaccatgttGGTTGCTTTGGtttttaatttgatgatgatgatggaaattaaagaagggaaaaaaaaaggcatgaaaataatagaataaatatcaTCATGACCAAAAATCATGGCTTCTTTTCATAATGATTTGGTCATGTAAATGACTAGTTtaatttaggtttttttttatataattttttggttttttttttttttttgcctatgtTTATTTAGGTATAGATAGAGTGGGATGAGGAAGACATAACAGAATGTTGGTTCTTCCAATTGTAGCTACTTTGGTATGAGTTTGATCTTTGATAGGGAACTGTATAATGATGAAaagttaaaaaagaaagaaaaaaaaatgtagatgcttttcttttcttttatttctttttatcttcataatttttatttagttctttctttcttttcctttactttctatCTCTTAGAATTTTTTTTCATGCCTTGGAATAATTAGTACACTACTCTTttggaaaagaaaggaaaaggatTGGAAAGGAGGAATTGATGGGAAGGAAGTAGGACCAAATAAttgtgttattttatattttattttattttattttatttgagatcTTTTATTTTGAGTCACTGAATTATCCTTAACCAAACCAAATGGTACTTTTTGCCAGAACAAGTACAATAGACAGTAGTAACTACTAATAACAAAATCCAAATAAATGCCACATCCCCTTGCTTTTTTCATGCCACTTTCTTCTCTTTTAATTCTTTGTTTGGGATAATGCTGAATAATCAAGAGATGCTAAGATAAATGATATATGCAA is drawn from Arachis hypogaea cultivar Tifrunner chromosome 12, arahy.Tifrunner.gnm2.J5K5, whole genome shotgun sequence and contains these coding sequences:
- the LOC112726559 gene encoding auxin-responsive protein SAUR32 → MGHGEKISPRSFHLHRHLLQHGEKNNNNINNNSSNKVFKDVIPKGFMAIKVGQGEEQQRFVVPVIYFNHPLFMQLLKEAEEEYGFDQKGTITIPCHVEEFRNVSGLIDREKSFHNHHHHHHHVGCFGF